A window of Streptomyces sp. NBC_01241 genomic DNA:
TCCGTTGGGCGGCATTGCAAGGACTCGCCGACACCGTTCAGGACGGCGAGAAGGACAACATGGGCGGCGCCGAAGCGGGCGTCGACGAGAAGCAGGAGAAGTAGCCGTGGCTGTTCCGAAGCGGAAGATGTCGCGCAGCAACACGCGCCACCGCCGGTCGCAGTGGAAGGCTGCGGTCCCCACCCTGGTTTCGTGCGAGCGTTGCCAGGAGCCGAAGCTGCAGCACATCGCGTGCCCCAGCTGCGGCACGTACAACAAGCGCCAGGTCCTCGAGGTCTGAGCGGCTGGTGAGAGGCCCGATGTCTGAGTTGTCCAACGCCAAGAAGCAGGCAGACAACGTCAACACAGCCTCGTCCCACACGCTTCTGGAAGGGCGGCTCGGGTATCACCTCGAGTCCGCCCTTCTGGTGCGTGCGCTGACCCACCGTTCGTACGCGTACGAGAACGGCGGTCTGCCGACCAACGAGCGGCTCGAATTCCTCGGGGATTCGGTGCTCGGCCTGGTCGTCACGGACACGCTGTACCGCATCCACCCCGACCTGCCCGAAGGCCAGCTGGCCAAATTGCGGGCCGCGGTGGTCAACTCGCGTGCACTTGCGGAAGTGGGCCGCGGCCTCGAACTCGGCTCCTTCATCCGGCTCGGCCGCGGTGAAGAGGGCACGGGCGGCAGGGACAAGGCGTCCATCCTCGCCGACACCCTTGAAGCGGTGATCGGCGCGGTCTATCTCGACCAGGGCCTCAGTGCGGCCTCGGAGCTGGTCCACCGGCTCTTCGACCCGCTGATCGACAGGTCCTCCAACCTCGGTGCCGGCCTGGACTGGAAGACCAGCCTCCAGGAACTCACCGCGAGCGAGAGCCTCGGCGTCCCCGAGTACCTCGTCACGGAGACCGGCCCGGACCACGAGAAGACCTTTACTGCTGCTGCTCGCGTCGGTGGTGTCTCGTACGGCACCGGCACCGGCCGTAGCAAGAAGGAAGCGGAGCAGCAGGCGGCGGAGTCCGCCTGGCGTGAGATCAGCGCCGCCGCGGAAGCGCGGGAGGCCGCGGCGAAGGCCGCTGCCGACGGAGGGGCCGCCGACACCCCTGCCGACCCGTCGCCGTCGTCGGACGTTGCTCCGGCCTGACCCCGAATTCCCCCCGGTGCCCTGCGCACCGGGGGGTTTTCGCTGCCCGGATACCCTGGGAACGTCCCTGAACGAGGAGCCACACCATGCCCGAGCTGCCCGAGGTCGAAGTCGTACGGCGGGGTCTTGAGCGCTGGGTCACCGGCCGGACCGTCTCAGACGTCGAGGTGCTGCACCCGCGTGCCGTCCGTCGCCATCTCGCGGGCGGTGTGGACTTCGCGGCCCGGCTGGGCGGTGCCCGCCTCGGTCCGGCCATGCGGCGCGGCAAATACCTCTGGGTGCCGCTGGACGATGCGTCCAGCTCGCTGCTGGGCCACCTCGGCATGAGCGGCCAACTGCTCGTACAGCCGCAGGATGCCCCCGACGAGAAACATCTGCGCATCCGGATCCGCTTCCAGGACTCGCTCGGTACCGAGCTGCGCTTCGTCGACCAGCGGACGTTCGGGGGGCTCTCGCTCCACGAATGCGCCGCCGACAGCACGGACGGGCTGCCCGCCACCATCGCGCACATCGCCCGCGATCCCCTGGACCCGGCCTTCGACGACGCGGCGTTCCACGCGGCCCTGCGACTGCGCCGTACGACGATCAAGCGCGCCCTGCTCGATCAGTCGCTGATCAGCGGAGTCGGCAACATCTACGCGGACGAGACGCTCTGGCGCGCCAAGCTGCACTACGACCGCCCGACCTCGACCCTCACTCGCCCCAAGTCGGCCGAACTGCTGGGCCATGCCCGCGACGTGATGAACGCGGCGCTCGACCAGGGCGGTACCAGCTTCGACAGCCTCTACGTCAACGTGAACGGCGAGTCCGGCTACTTCGACCGCTCCCTCGACGCGTACGGGCAGGAGGGAGAACCTTGTCACCGCTGCGGTACGCCGATACGCCGCCGGGCGTGGATGAACCGCTCCAGCTACTTCTGCCCGCGCTGCCAGCGGCCGCCGCGCACCGTTTCCTAGGCCGGGATTCCCAGGGCCAGGTTCCTAGGCCCGGACCTCCGGGCGCGGGTGGGCCTCGTCGTACCGGTCGCGGGCCCGGAGCACCTCGGACATCCGGCCCTCGACGAGATCGATCAGCGCGAGCAGTCGTTCGGCGACCTGCCGGCCCAGAGGCGTCAGCTCGTAGTCGACGCGCGGCGGATTGGTCGGCTGGGCCTCGCGGTGGACCAGACCGTCCCGCTCCAGGGCGTGGAGCGTCTGCGACAGCATCTTCTCGCTCACCCCGTCGACCCGGCGACGGAGCTCGTTGAAGCGGAAACTGCCGTCGTGCAGGGCTCCGAGCGTCAGGCTGCCCCAGCGGCCGGTGACATGCTCCAGGGTGCCGCGCGAGGGGCACTGCCTGGAGAACACGTCGAAGGCGAGCGCGTCCAGACGGGTCTTCTCGTCCATCCGGACAGCCTACGCCCGCACAGCGTTCACTGCCGGGATGCGCTTTCTCCCGGTGAGTAGACCTCTCAGAAGCCGAAGTCCTGGGTCCACCAGGGGCCGCCCGCGCCGAAGTGCACGCCGACGCCGAGCGTCTTGTAGTCGCAGTTGAGAATGTTTGCCCGGTGGCCGGCGCTGTTCATCCAGGATTCCATCACGGCCTGTGCGTCGGCCTGGCCGCGGGCGATGTTCTCGCCGCCGAGCCCCTTCACCCCGGCTCCGGAGGCGCGGTCCCAGGGGGTCCGGCCATCGGGGTCGGTGTGGTCGAAGAAGCCCCGGGCAGCCATGTCGTCGCTGAAGTTCTGGGCGAGCGAGGCCAGTGAGGCGCTGGCCGTCACGGGGCTGCAACCGACCTTCGAGCGTTCCTGGTTGACCAGGGCGAGCACGGCGGCCTGGGCGGAGGCGGCGGCGGCCGGCGCCGCGGACCTGCGGGTGGCCGGAGCGGAGGAGGCGGGGGCCTCCGGCGCGGCCGACGACTTCTCGGTGGTGACCGGCGCGGCGGTCTTCGACGACGTCGGAGGGGTCGGCGACGGGGACGACTCCGTCCGCCCGGTCGGCTCGGACGTCCTCGACGGCTTGGCGGACGACGGGGATCGGGAGGGTGACTCCGCCTTCGTCGGGCCGTCGGCCCGCCCAGCACCGCGACTGGCCTGGGCGGACGCACCGGCGCGGTCGGCCGGCGCGGTGGTTGAACCGTCCGGGCCCAGCCGATCGGGGACCCCTTCGGTCCGCACCTGGTCCGCGGCCGGGCCACCGCCGACCGAGTAGGTGTCGCCGCCCGGCAGCAGGCCGGAGGCGACCGCAACGGCCCCCACGGCAAGGGCGGCGGAGGCGCCGATCAGTCCGGTACGAACAGGTGTCCCGGTTCGCTTCCCGTGGCGCGCACCTCGGTGGCGCCCCGGGTCCCCCGCCGCGTGGTCCTGAACGGCAGGAGCTGCGGCGGAGCGTCGATGGCGTCCCATCTGCTGAGCCCTTCTGACGGTCTGGACGCCGGTCCCGGCGTCAACACGCCTCACCCGATCGGGTGAGGTTATTGCGACGGGACTGTACGCCATGGCCTCTCGGCAGAAAGTGCTCCGCGAGCAATCGGCCGGTTAGCGTTCAGGCATGAACGAAGACGTACGGCTCACCGCCTGGGTACGCGGTCGAGTACAGCAAGTAGGGTTCCGCTGGTTCACCAGGGCAAATGCTCTGGAGATCGGCGGTCTCACCGGCTTCGCCGTCAATCTCGACGACGGCAGGGTGCAGGTCGTCGCCGAGGGGCGACGTGAGAATTGCCACCGCCTGCTGGACTGGCTGCGCTCGGACGACACACCCGGGCGCGTCGACGGAGTCACTGAGATATGGGACACCCCGCGCGGGGGTTACGACGGTTTCGCGATCCGCTGATCGGGGTCCGGGCCGGGCTCCGGATCGGGGGCCGTGTTCGGACCGTGTTCGAAGGATGGCGTGGGGTGAGGCGGTGGGGCGCTCATCTGCGTACACATGAAATGACCTGCGGAATGACCCGGTGGTTGCCAAGATTCGGTTGGCATGCCAGGCTGCGGCAGTAAGGATGATCTCCACGCCCCCGAGGGCCCCGCAGGAGAGTCGCGCCGCATGATCGTCAAGCCGCGCGCCCCAGAGCTGCCCACCTCTACAGGGCGTGATCGTGTTGACCGTCAAACTTTTTGGTGAGACGCTGAAATCCCCGCGCACCGCAGCTGTTCGGCAGAGCTGTTTGGCAGCAGAACAGCAGTGAGTACAGAGCACTGCCGAGCACCGCGGGTGCGATTCCCTCACGACCCACACCGCATCGGTCGGTCACTCAGTGTGGAGGACCATCCATCATGGCAAAGGCGCTTCTCGGTTACGTCGGCGGTTCCGACCCGCGACTCCTCGCCGAGATGCGACGGCTCCAGCAACGCGTCCAGGACCTCGAATCCGAGCTCGTACGGATTCAGGACGAGAACGACGCGCTCAACGCCGCCGCCCAGCACCAAGAGTCGCTGCTCGACAGCATCGACATCGACGTACCTCAGGCGGAGCCGGCGCTGACCTGACCGATGGCCCTCGGGCCGGTCGGGCTGTACGCGTCAGTCGTCCGAGAACATCACCCGGATCGTCGCCGGATCATTGAAGATCACTGCTCTTGATCTGTCACCTTCGTGACACATCCTTGATCCGTCAATGCCGCTGCACCAGTAACACCGCACGCAACACCGCACAAGATTTACAAGGGGCGCTTCGGCGTCCCTTCTTTCTTTTGCGCGGATCTCTCCGCTCGGACCTGCGCGGTACCCGCCCCGGACGTACACCCCTTCCCTTACCGTCTGATGTGCCCTGCACCCTCATCAGCGAAACCGAGAGCGAAAGGTAGAGTCCGGCGGCGTGCACCTCAAGGCCCTGACCCTGCGTGGTTTCAAATCGTTCGCCTCCGCCACGACGCTGCGGTTCGAACCCGGTATCACGTGTGTCGTCGGTCCCAATGGGTCCGGCAAGTCCAATGTGGTGGACGCGCTCTCCTGGGTCATGGGGGAACAGGGTGCCAAATCCCTGCGCGGCGGCAAGATGGAAGACGTGATCTTCGCCGGAACGACCGGGCGCCCGCCGCTCGGCCGGGCGGAAGTAGCGCTGACCATCGACAATTCCGATGGTGCACTGCCCATCGAGTACGCCGAAGTGACGATCACTCGGATCATGTTCCGCAATGGCGGCAGTGAATACCAGCTCAATGGCGACACCTGCCGACTCCTGGACATCCAGGAACTCCTCTCGGACTCCGGTATCGGCCGGGAGATGCACGTCATCGTCGGTCAGGGCCGGCTGGACTCCGTACTCCACGCCGATCCGATGGGGCGACGCGCATTCATCGAAGAGGCCGCGGGCGTGCTCAAGCACCGCAAGCGGAAAGAGAAGGCGCTGCGGAAACTGGACGCGATGGGAGCCAATCTGGCCCGCGTCCAGGACCTGACCGACGAGCTGCGACGACAGCTGAAGCCGCTGGGCCGGCAGGCGGCCGTGGCACGCCGGGCCGCCGTCATCCAGGCCGATCTGCGCGACGCCAGGCTGCGGCTGCTCGCCGACGACCTGGTGCGGCTGCGCACCGCGCTGCGCAGCGAGATCGCCGACGAAGCGGCGCTCAAGCAGCGTCGGGAGGCCGCGGAGGCGGAGCTCAAGGCGGCGCTGGCGCGCGAGGCGGAGCTGGAGGACGAGGTACGACGGCTGGCGCCGCGGCTCCAGCGGGCCCAGCAGACCTGGTACGAGCTGTCGCAGCTGGCCGAGCGGGTGCGCGGCACGATCTCGCTGGCCGACGCCCGGGTGAAGAGCGCCTCGGCCGCCCCCGAGGAGGAGCGGCGGGGTACGGGATTCAGGGACCCCGAAAGCATGGAGCGGGAGGCAGCCCGCATCCGTGAGCAGGAGGCGGAGCTGACGGCCGCCCTGGAGGCGGCGGAACACGCCTTGGAGGACACCGCCGCCCATCGCGCCGACCTGGAACGGGGGTTGGCGGCCGAGGAACGCAGGCTCAAGGACGCCGCGCGGGCCATCGCGGACCGCCGCGAAGGACTCGCCCGGCTGCACGGGCAGGTCAACGCCGCCCGCGGCCGGGCCGGTTCGGCGCAGGCCGAGATCGACCGGCTGGCCGCCTCCCGCGACGAGGCGCGGGAGCGGGCGGTGGCCGCTCAGGAGGAGTACGAGCAGCTCAAGGCCGAGGTCGAGGGCCTGGACGCGGGCGATGCGGAGCTGGGCGTGCGGCACGATGCCGCCAAGCGGGAACTCGCGGAGGCGGAGGTGGCGCTCGCCACGGCCCGGGAGACGGCCACTGCCGCCGAACGGAAGCGGGCGGCGGTCGCGGCCCGCCATGAGGCGCTGGCCCTCGGCCTGCGCCGCAAGGACGGCACCGGTGTCCTGCTCGGCGCCCAGGACCGTCTGCCCGGACTGATCGGACCGGCCGCGGAACTCCTGACGGTGGAGCCGGGGTACGAAGTTGCGGTGGCGGCGGCCCTGGGCACGGCGGCGGACGCGATCGCGGTGACGGACCCGGCCACGGCGGCGGACGCGATCAGGCTGCTGCGCAAACAGGACGCGGGGCGGGCGGCGCTGTTGTTGGGCGGGGTGCGTGATCACGGCGGGGATGGCGGTGGCTCTGGTGCCTTTGGTGGCTCTAGTGCGCCAGTTGCCTCTGGTGCGAGTGTTGCCCCTGGTGCCGGTGAGGGCGATGTGACCGCAGTATCCGCCGGAAGTCTGCCCGCCGGAAGTCTGCCCGTAGGAAGTACGCCTGCCGGAACTCCGCCCGCCGTCGCCGTCCTCGTCGGCGGGCCGGCCGAACTGGTGGGCGCTGTACAGAGACTGGTGCGGGACATGGTGGTCGTCGGCACCCTGGAGGACGCCGAGGATCTCGTGGCCGCACGCCCGGAGCTGACGGCCGTCACCGCCGAGGGCGACATCCTCTCGGCCCGCTTCGCGCACGGCGGTTCCGCCGGAGCGCCGAGCCTCCTCGAAGTGCAGGCGTCGGTCGACGAGGCCGCCGCCCAGCTGGAGGAACTGGCCGTACGGTGCGCGGAGTTGACCGAGGCGCAGCGGCTCGCCGGGGAGCGGCGCGGCGCGTGCGCCGGGCTCGTCGAGGAGCTGGGGGAGCGGCGCCGGGCCGCTGAGCGGGAGAAGTCCGGGGTGGCCCAGCAGCTCGGCCGGCTCGCCGGGCAGGCCCGCGGAGCAGCGGGCGAGGCCGAGCGGACGACCGCGTCCGCCGCCCGTGCCCAGGAGGCCCTCGAACGGGCGACGGAGGAGGCCGAGGAACTGGCCGAGCGGCTGCTCGTCGCCGAGGAGATGCCGGTCGAGGAGGAGCCGGACACCTCCGTACGCGACCGGCTCGCCGCCGACGGTGCCAACGCCCGCCAGACCGAGATGGAGGCCCGCCTCCAGGTCCGTACCCATGAGGAGCGGGTCAAGGGACTCGCGGGCCGCGCGGACGCCCTCGACCGGGGAGCCCGCGCCGAACGCGAGGCCCGGGCCCGCGCCGAGCAGCGCCGCGCCCGGCTGCGGCACGAAGCGGCGGTGGCCTCGGCCGTCGCGTCCGGCGCCCGTCAGCTGCTGGCCCACGTCGAGGTGTCCGTCGTACGGGCAGAGCAGGAGCGGGTCGCGGCCGAGGCGGCGAAGGCGGGGCGGGAACGGGAGCTGGCGGCCGAGCGCGACCAGGGCCGCGAGCTCAAGAGCGAGCTGGACAAGCTCACCGACTCCGTCCACCGCGGCGAGGTGCTCGGTGCGGAGAAGCGGCTGCGGATGGAGCAGCTGGAGACGAAGGCGCTGGAGGAGCTGGGCGTCGAGCCGACCGGGCTGGCCGCCGAGTACGGCCCCGACCAGCTCGTACCGCCCTCACCGCCGGCCGAGGGCGAGGAACTGCCGGAGGACCCCGAGCACCCGCGCAACCAGCCGAAGCCGTTCGTCCGGGCCGAACAGGAGAAGCGGCTCAGGTCGGCCGAACGGGCGTATCAGCAGCTCGGAAAGGTGAATCCGCTCGCCCTGGAGGAGTTCTCGGCGCTGGAGGAGCGGCACAAGTTCCTCTCCGAGCAGCTCGAAGACCTGAAGAAGACCCGGGCCGACCTGATGCAGGTCATCAAGGAGGTCGACGAGCGGGTCGAGCAGGTGTTCACCGAGGCGTACCGGGACACGGCCCGTGAGTTCGAGGGCGTCTTCTCGCGGCTCTTCCCGGGTGGCGAGGGGCGGCTCCTCCTGACCGATCCGGACAATATGCTCGCGACCGGTGTGGACGTCGAGGCCCGGCCGCCGGGCAAGAAGGTCAAGCGGCTCTCGCTGTTGTCCGGCGGGGAACGCTCGCTGACGGCGGTGGCGTTGCTGGTCTCGATCTTCAAGGCCAGGCCCAGCCCGTTCTACGTGATGGACGAGGTCGAGGCGGCGCTCGACGACACCAATCTGCAGCGGCTGATCCGGATCATGGAGGAGCTCCAGGAGAGTTCTCAGCTGATCGTGATCACGCATCAGAAGCGGACGATGGAGGTCGCGGACGCGTTGTACGGCGTCTCGATGCAGGGCGACGGGGTCTCCAAGGTCATCAGCCAGCGGCTGCGCTGACGCTTCCCTCCGCTTTCAGGGCTTCAACGCGTCATTTGAAGAGCCTGGGTGAGAGTAGGCCGAACGCCAATATTGACTTCGGAATCTGAATGAATGATCTCTCTGGCTTGTTCTTTATCTTCAAGTGGTGGCAGGCGTGGAGTTATGTGCCACTTGGAAGGGCTTACCCCCTCAGTCGGAGCTCGCCCCACACCTGACGACGCGGCCAGGCATCAGGAGTTCACGTGACCAGCACAGCGCAGGGACCGGCGTCCGGAGCCCGAGGGGCCCGCCCGGACCACCTGGGTCATGTCATCTTCATCACGGCGGCCGCGGCGATGGGTGGCTTCCTGTTCGGCTACGACAGTTCCGTCATCAACGGCGCCGTCGAGGCGATCCGCAGCCGGTACGGCATCGGCTCGGCGACGCTCGCCCAGGTCATCGCCATCGCGCTGATCGGCTGTGCGATCGGCGCGGCCACGGCGGGCCGCATCGCCGACCGCATCGGCCGCATCCGCTGCATGCAGATCGCCTCCGTGCTCTTCACCATCAGCGCCCTCGGCTCCGCGCTCCCGTTCGCCCTCTGGGACCTGGCGATGTGGCGCATCATCGGCGGTTTCGCCATCGGCATGGCCTCGGTGATCGGCCCGGCGTACATCGCAGAAGTCTCGCCGCCCGCCTACCGCGGCCGGCTCGGCTCCTTCCAGCAGGCCGCGATCGTCATCGGCATCGCCATCTCCCAGCTGGTCAACTACGGCATTCTGCAGCTCGCCGACGGGGACCAGCGCGGCAGGATCGGCGGCATCGAGGCCTGGCAGTGGATGCTCGGCGTGATGGTCGTCCCCGCCGTTCTCTACGGGCTCCTCTCGTTGGCGATCCCCGAGTCGCCGCGGTTCCTGATCTCGGTCGGCAAGAAGGACCGGGCCCGGAAGATCCTGGCGGAGGTCGAGGGCAAAGGCGTCGACCTCGACGCCCGGGTGACCGAGATCGAGACCGCCATGCACCGGGAGCACAAGTCCAGGTTCACGGACCTGCTGGGCAGCCGCTTCGGCTTCCTGCCGGTCGTCTGGGTCGGTATCGGCCTGTCGGTCTTCCAGCAACTCGTCGGCATCAACGTGGCGTTCTACTACTCGGCGACGCTCTGGCAGTCCGTCGGCGTCGACCCGTCGGCCTCGTTCCTGTACTCGTTCACCACGTCGATCATCAACATCATCGGTACCGTCATCGCGATGGTGCTGGTGGACCGGGTGGGGCGCAAGCCGCTCGCGCTGGTCGGCTCCACCGGCATGGCCATCGCCCTCGCCTTCGAGGCATGGGCCTTCTCCGCCCCCCTGGTCGGCGGCAAACTGCCCCACACCCAGGGCATCGTGGCGCTCGTCGCCGCCCATGTGTTCGTGCTCTTCTTCGCCCTGTCGTGGGGCGTCATCGTCTGGGTCTTCCTCGGCGAGATGTTCCCGAACAAGATCCGCGCCGCCGCGCTCGGCGTCGCCGCGTCCGCACAATGGATCGCCAACTGGGCGATCACCGCGAGCTTCCCGAGCCTGGCCGACTGGAACCTGTCGGGCACGTACATCATCTACGCGTGCTTCGCCACGCTCTCGATCCCCTTCGTGCTCAAGTTCGTGAAGGAGACCAAGGGCAAGGCGTTGGAGGAGATGGGCTGATCCCCGCTGGTCAGGGGTGGGTGTGCCCGATCGCCTCGCAGAAGAGCCGCAGACTGCGCCACCCCTCCTCGACCGGCATCCCGCCGCACAGCGGATGCAGCACCAGGCTGTCCAGTTCCCCGGCCGCCCTGGCGCACTCCTCCGGTGTGACGACCCGGTAGACCTCTTCGTCCCGCAGTTCCGCCACGGTCGTCGCCGCCGAACGCACTGCCGAGCGGATGTCCTTGGACTGCCAGGAGGCGTACGTGCGCGCCTCGTGCAGGAAGTGCTCGCCGTACGTGGCCCATGTCCGGTCCGGGTCCTCGGACACATGGAGCAGCGGCGTCGCGGCGGACGGCATCATGCAGAAGCCGTCCGTCCCGAACTCCGCACGCCGCTCGTGGTAGTAAGCCTCCAGTTCCGGCAGATGCGCGCTCGGGAAGAGCGGCAGCCCGAACCGGGCCGCCCGCCGCGCCGCCGCCCGCGAACTGCCGCCCACCAGCAGCAGCGGATGCGGCTGGGTGTACGGGCGCGGCGTGACCCGGACCGTACGGCCCCGGTACGGGAACGGCTCCCCGGTCCACGCCCGCAACAGGGTCTCCAGGAGCTCGTCCTGGAGCCTGCCGCGCCTGCCCCATTCGACTCCCGCCCGTTCGTACTCCTCGGGCCGGTAGCCGATCCCCGCCACCGTGACCAGCCGGCCCGCGCTCAGCAGGTCCAGGACCGCGATGTCCTCGGCCAGCCGCAGCGGATCGTGCAGCGGGCCGATGACCGCCGAGACGGTGACCGCGATCCGGCGGGTGGCGCCGAAGACCGAACCCGCGAAGACGAAGGGGGAGGGCAGCCAGGAGTTGGCGGCGCCGTGGTGTTCCTCGGTCTGTACG
This region includes:
- the rpmF gene encoding 50S ribosomal protein L32, with translation MAVPKRKMSRSNTRHRRSQWKAAVPTLVSCERCQEPKLQHIACPSCGTYNKRQVLEV
- the rnc gene encoding ribonuclease III, which gives rise to MSELSNAKKQADNVNTASSHTLLEGRLGYHLESALLVRALTHRSYAYENGGLPTNERLEFLGDSVLGLVVTDTLYRIHPDLPEGQLAKLRAAVVNSRALAEVGRGLELGSFIRLGRGEEGTGGRDKASILADTLEAVIGAVYLDQGLSAASELVHRLFDPLIDRSSNLGAGLDWKTSLQELTASESLGVPEYLVTETGPDHEKTFTAAARVGGVSYGTGTGRSKKEAEQQAAESAWREISAAAEAREAAAKAAADGGAADTPADPSPSSDVAPA
- the mutM gene encoding bifunctional DNA-formamidopyrimidine glycosylase/DNA-(apurinic or apyrimidinic site) lyase, which translates into the protein MPELPEVEVVRRGLERWVTGRTVSDVEVLHPRAVRRHLAGGVDFAARLGGARLGPAMRRGKYLWVPLDDASSSLLGHLGMSGQLLVQPQDAPDEKHLRIRIRFQDSLGTELRFVDQRTFGGLSLHECAADSTDGLPATIAHIARDPLDPAFDDAAFHAALRLRRTTIKRALLDQSLISGVGNIYADETLWRAKLHYDRPTSTLTRPKSAELLGHARDVMNAALDQGGTSFDSLYVNVNGESGYFDRSLDAYGQEGEPCHRCGTPIRRRAWMNRSSYFCPRCQRPPRTVS
- a CDS encoding winged helix-turn-helix transcriptional regulator, whose translation is MDEKTRLDALAFDVFSRQCPSRGTLEHVTGRWGSLTLGALHDGSFRFNELRRRVDGVSEKMLSQTLHALERDGLVHREAQPTNPPRVDYELTPLGRQVAERLLALIDLVEGRMSEVLRARDRYDEAHPRPEVRA
- a CDS encoding CAP domain-containing protein — encoded protein: MGRHRRSAAAPAVQDHAAGDPGRHRGARHGKRTGTPVRTGLIGASAALAVGAVAVASGLLPGGDTYSVGGGPAADQVRTEGVPDRLGPDGSTTAPADRAGASAQASRGAGRADGPTKAESPSRSPSSAKPSRTSEPTGRTESSPSPTPPTSSKTAAPVTTEKSSAAPEAPASSAPATRRSAAPAAAASAQAAVLALVNQERSKVGCSPVTASASLASLAQNFSDDMAARGFFDHTDPDGRTPWDRASGAGVKGLGGENIARGQADAQAVMESWMNSAGHRANILNCDYKTLGVGVHFGAGGPWWTQDFGF
- a CDS encoding acylphosphatase, whose amino-acid sequence is MNEDVRLTAWVRGRVQQVGFRWFTRANALEIGGLTGFAVNLDDGRVQVVAEGRRENCHRLLDWLRSDDTPGRVDGVTEIWDTPRGGYDGFAIR
- a CDS encoding AAA family ATPase — protein: MHLKALTLRGFKSFASATTLRFEPGITCVVGPNGSGKSNVVDALSWVMGEQGAKSLRGGKMEDVIFAGTTGRPPLGRAEVALTIDNSDGALPIEYAEVTITRIMFRNGGSEYQLNGDTCRLLDIQELLSDSGIGREMHVIVGQGRLDSVLHADPMGRRAFIEEAAGVLKHRKRKEKALRKLDAMGANLARVQDLTDELRRQLKPLGRQAAVARRAAVIQADLRDARLRLLADDLVRLRTALRSEIADEAALKQRREAAEAELKAALAREAELEDEVRRLAPRLQRAQQTWYELSQLAERVRGTISLADARVKSASAAPEEERRGTGFRDPESMEREAARIREQEAELTAALEAAEHALEDTAAHRADLERGLAAEERRLKDAARAIADRREGLARLHGQVNAARGRAGSAQAEIDRLAASRDEARERAVAAQEEYEQLKAEVEGLDAGDAELGVRHDAAKRELAEAEVALATARETATAAERKRAAVAARHEALALGLRRKDGTGVLLGAQDRLPGLIGPAAELLTVEPGYEVAVAAALGTAADAIAVTDPATAADAIRLLRKQDAGRAALLLGGVRDHGGDGGGSGAFGGSSAPVASGASVAPGAGEGDVTAVSAGSLPAGSLPVGSTPAGTPPAVAVLVGGPAELVGAVQRLVRDMVVVGTLEDAEDLVAARPELTAVTAEGDILSARFAHGGSAGAPSLLEVQASVDEAAAQLEELAVRCAELTEAQRLAGERRGACAGLVEELGERRRAAEREKSGVAQQLGRLAGQARGAAGEAERTTASAARAQEALERATEEAEELAERLLVAEEMPVEEEPDTSVRDRLAADGANARQTEMEARLQVRTHEERVKGLAGRADALDRGARAEREARARAEQRRARLRHEAAVASAVASGARQLLAHVEVSVVRAEQERVAAEAAKAGRERELAAERDQGRELKSELDKLTDSVHRGEVLGAEKRLRMEQLETKALEELGVEPTGLAAEYGPDQLVPPSPPAEGEELPEDPEHPRNQPKPFVRAEQEKRLRSAERAYQQLGKVNPLALEEFSALEERHKFLSEQLEDLKKTRADLMQVIKEVDERVEQVFTEAYRDTAREFEGVFSRLFPGGEGRLLLTDPDNMLATGVDVEARPPGKKVKRLSLLSGGERSLTAVALLVSIFKARPSPFYVMDEVEAALDDTNLQRLIRIMEELQESSQLIVITHQKRTMEVADALYGVSMQGDGVSKVISQRLR
- a CDS encoding sugar porter family MFS transporter — protein: MTSTAQGPASGARGARPDHLGHVIFITAAAAMGGFLFGYDSSVINGAVEAIRSRYGIGSATLAQVIAIALIGCAIGAATAGRIADRIGRIRCMQIASVLFTISALGSALPFALWDLAMWRIIGGFAIGMASVIGPAYIAEVSPPAYRGRLGSFQQAAIVIGIAISQLVNYGILQLADGDQRGRIGGIEAWQWMLGVMVVPAVLYGLLSLAIPESPRFLISVGKKDRARKILAEVEGKGVDLDARVTEIETAMHREHKSRFTDLLGSRFGFLPVVWVGIGLSVFQQLVGINVAFYYSATLWQSVGVDPSASFLYSFTTSIINIIGTVIAMVLVDRVGRKPLALVGSTGMAIALAFEAWAFSAPLVGGKLPHTQGIVALVAAHVFVLFFALSWGVIVWVFLGEMFPNKIRAAALGVAASAQWIANWAITASFPSLADWNLSGTYIIYACFATLSIPFVLKFVKETKGKALEEMG
- a CDS encoding LLM class flavin-dependent oxidoreductase; protein product: MAFTVVRFNLVDPAATPESLSARYRAALEMAAYADEHGVDTVQTEEHHGAANSWLPSPFVFAGSVFGATRRIAVTVSAVIGPLHDPLRLAEDIAVLDLLSAGRLVTVAGIGYRPEEYERAGVEWGRRGRLQDELLETLLRAWTGEPFPYRGRTVRVTPRPYTQPHPLLLVGGSSRAAARRAARFGLPLFPSAHLPELEAYYHERRAEFGTDGFCMMPSAATPLLHVSEDPDRTWATYGEHFLHEARTYASWQSKDIRSAVRSAATTVAELRDEEVYRVVTPEECARAAGELDSLVLHPLCGGMPVEEGWRSLRLFCEAIGHTHP